The DNA segment CGGCACCGCGTACCGGCGGCACGATGGGGATGCCGTGCCAGTATGCCTCGTCCTCCCTGGACCTTGCTTCGATGGACTGCAGGCCAGCCAGTTCCGCGCGGGTTTCGGCCAGCAGCCGGTCGATCCGCCCGCCGACCCTGCGGACAGCCGCCTCGGGCGATTCGAACCATTCGATAGATGCCTGGGACGAGGCGGAATCGACGGCTCCGGCGGCCGGACTGGACGCATCGGTTCCGTGCACGATCTTGCCTATGTCCGCCGCCCGTTCCGACAGGGTCGAGATCTGCGATTCGAGTGTGCCGTCCAATGCGTGGAGGGCCCGCATCTGGTCCTGCAGCCGGGCGTTTTCCCTCTCCCTCTCCGCCAGGGCTCCGCCGTCCAGCAGGGTAACCACATAGGGCGCGCCAAAGTGCCACCCCGCCAGCATCAGGAGCACGAGGGCGGAGAGACCGGTCAGGATCGACCAGATGCCGTATTCCCTGGGATCGTCCTTGGCATTGGCCGGCATATGGATGAATGAAACGAGTCTGCGCCGCATCTTACAAGACTCCGCGCTCCGGCGGGTGCGACTCTCTCGCAGGACGAGAATCGGCGGGATGCCGGGGTGGATCCCGCCGCGTCACGGATGGGGATCGATCAGTTCAGATAGGCTCGAAGCTTCTGGCTTCTGGAGACGTGGCGAAGTCTGCGCAACGCCTTCTCCTTGATCTGGCGCACGCGTTCCCTCGTGAGATTGAACCGGGATCCGATCTCCTCCAGGGTATGGGATTTCTCCATGTTGATGCCGTAGTACAGCGCAATCACAGCCGCTTCCCTTTTGGTCAGGGATCCGAGCGCCCTGAAGATCTCTTCTTTCAGCGAATCCACCATGAGGGCTTCGTCGGGCGCATCCTGGTCGTCATCCTCGATGAGATCCAGCAACCGGTTGTCTTCACCCGCTTTGAGCGGCGCATCCAGCGATACGTGGCGGCTCGCGATGCGCATCGTGTCCTTCACGTCGCCGGGATTCATATCCAGTTCCTGCGCGATTTCCTCTGTGCTGGGTTCGCGGCCGAATTCCTGCTCGAATTCACTGGACAGCCTGCCGATCTTGTGGAGCGTGCCGACGCGGCTCAGGGGCAGCCGGACAATGCGGGACTGTTCGGCGAGCGCCTGGAGAATGGACTGCCTGATCCACCAGACCGCGTACGAGATGAAC comes from the Gemmatimonadota bacterium genome and includes:
- a CDS encoding M23 family metallopeptidase; amino-acid sequence: MRRRLVSFIHMPANAKDDPREYGIWSILTGLSALVLLMLAGWHFGAPYVVTLLDGGALAERERENARLQDQMRALHALDGTLESQISTLSERAADIGKIVHGTDASSPAAGAVDSASSQASIEWFESPEAAVRRVGGRIDRLLAETRAELAGLQSIEARSREDEAYWHGIPIVPPVRGAVSRSFGSSRNLLSDEQRVHGGLDIAANRDEPVRATAYGVVSRTGVNASLGRYVGEGAPLMIMAPGSMALTV
- a CDS encoding sigma-70 family RNA polymerase sigma factor produces the protein MSTLTKTQSAVSEDRSLDLYLQEIGNVPLLMAEEETELARSVRAGDQKALEKLTASNLRFVVSVAKQYQNQGLSLSDLINEGNIGLIKAAKRFDETKGFKFISYAVWWIRQSILQALAEQSRIVRLPLSRVGTLHKIGRLSSEFEQEFGREPSTEEIAQELDMNPGDVKDTMRIASRHVSLDAPLKAGEDNRLLDLIEDDDQDAPDEALMVDSLKEEIFRALGSLTKREAAVIALYYGINMEKSHTLEEIGSRFNLTRERVRQIKEKALRRLRHVSRSQKLRAYLN